The following proteins are co-located in the Komagataeibacter sp. FNDCF1 genome:
- the uraD gene encoding 2-oxo-4-hydroxy-4-carboxy-5-ureidoimidazoline decarboxylase: MDRVDAMSAVRFVELFGPIYEHSPWIARRAHAHAPFADRDAMLAAMRHELDRATEAEKMALIRAHPELAQRMGVDPTLTSASAAEQACAGLDRLTPDEFATFRALNDAYTAKFGIPFIICVRQSDKEGILNGLYARLENTFEAEQQAALREINRIAALRLADVLARLEQEP, translated from the coding sequence ATGGACCGGGTCGATGCAATGTCCGCGGTGCGGTTTGTCGAACTGTTCGGCCCGATATACGAGCACTCGCCCTGGATTGCCCGGCGCGCACACGCCCATGCGCCCTTTGCGGACCGCGATGCCATGCTCGCTGCCATGCGTCATGAACTGGACCGGGCGACGGAGGCGGAAAAGATGGCGCTGATCCGCGCCCATCCCGAACTGGCGCAGCGCATGGGCGTGGACCCGACGCTCACATCGGCTTCGGCTGCCGAGCAGGCGTGCGCCGGGCTGGACCGCCTGACACCGGACGAATTCGCGACCTTCCGCGCCCTGAATGATGCCTATACCGCCAAATTCGGCATTCCGTTCATCATCTGCGTGCGGCAGTCGGACAAGGAGGGCATTCTGAACGGGCTGTACGCCCGGCTGGAAAACACGTTCGAGGCCGAACAGCAGGCCGCCCTGCGTGAAATCAACAGGATTGCCGCCCTGCGGCTGGCCGATGTGCTGGCACGGCTGGAGCAGGAACCATGA
- the uraH gene encoding hydroxyisourate hydrolase, translating into MSTLSTHVLDLVSGRPAAGMAISLWAGQGCLFRGVTNADGRCPELGQQTGDMQAGSYRLEFSVADYFRSRAVALSDPPFLDVVPIAFGMARGAPGEKGGHYHVPLLVSPYGFSTYRGS; encoded by the coding sequence ATGAGCACCCTTTCCACCCACGTTCTCGACCTTGTTTCAGGCAGGCCCGCCGCAGGCATGGCGATCAGCCTGTGGGCGGGGCAGGGCTGCCTGTTCCGTGGCGTGACCAATGCGGATGGCCGCTGCCCGGAACTGGGCCAGCAGACCGGGGACATGCAGGCCGGTTCCTACCGTCTGGAATTCAGCGTGGCGGATTATTTCCGCAGCCGCGCTGTCGCGCTGTCGGACCCGCCATTCCTTGACGTGGTGCCCATCGCCTTTGGCATGGCGCGGGGGGCACCGGGGGAAAAAGGCGGGCATTACCACGTGCCGCTTCTGGTCTCGCCCTACGGGTTTTCGACCTATCGCGGCAGTTGA